One Argentina anserina chromosome 6, drPotAnse1.1, whole genome shotgun sequence genomic window, ACTCACCACATGAGATCGTTTTAAAACGGGTTTTCTATACCACGGTTGTACAATAGTCTCACCATGTACCTATCATAACACCCTTACACTGTCCTATACTCCTATCACAAACACCCTTGCAGATGAAAGGTACCAGTGAGATTTTCACAGTACAAACAAGTCAAAGGAAATGAGAAGGAAACTCACCAACCTAGGTTTTTGTACTGCAATGGGTGATTTCCAGTAAACACTCTACCCTCCACTGTGTCTATCAGAAGTAAAAACTGCACTGATTTAATTACAATGGTGGAGAAAACAGAGCATGAAAATCACACAGAGCAGTAAGTAACAGAGGTCATAAAAACGGCTGGTCAAGACTGAAGCGAGTGTTCAACTCCACAAAACAGGGGTGAAGTGTAGAAGAGAGAGCTCTAAACGACGTAGTTTAGGGTCTGAAACTTCGTCGCAGCCCAGCTAAGCTTGCGTTGGCAACATCATTGTCATTGGGCCCTGGAGAGCTGAATCTGGGACCTCTCTGCTTCTGTCTCTCAAAGGCTCGATTCTCTGCACGGCCAACACGTGTCCCCAAACCCTCTCTGCATATATGAACACGAACGTGTACTGATATTGAACCCAGCATTTCACCTCAACTCGCAGTAAAAACCTCTCACTCTCGTTCTGTGTGTGTCTCTGTCTGACTCTTTATTTTCATCTCAGTTTCATCGGTCACAGCCTTATGAAAAGTCTCCTCTGAATCTTTTACCACCTTAAAATTTTCTAGCTTCCTTGAAACCAAAAAGATcccttcttttatttttccccAGGCTCTGATTTTCCCAATTTACAAAAGGTAAGAGTCTCAGAGTGAATTTGAATTAttggaaaagaaagaagaaaaacaattaaagattttctgttttttctaATATGCAAAAATCCAGAGTCCTGAGTGCGAGCAGCTGTCTCTACAAACCTTTTTCTGTtgtggttttattttcttccaaTTCTAATATAAATAGATGTGGTTTTTTGGCCTCTGCTATTTACACACAGCCCCTTTATTGATGGTGCTTTGTCTCCCCTTTTTCTTCTGCAACAACAACTAAAACCCTTTTCCTTCTTTCCATCTCATGTTCAAATTGCTCTGAGAAACACAGAAAGGGCTCTCTATGTCAGGGTTGTATAATCCCAACTTCTCTCCTGCTAGAGCTGCCTCTCCTCAGATTAGAGCCACTCCAGATGTTGACAGGTTGGTATAtcactcaaactcttatacTCCTACTATGTCTATGTCTCTGTCTTACCACAACCCTATTTTTAATCCCTCACAAATTGAAGTCCCAAGAACAAAGATACAGTCTTTGGTTTGATAggtatgtgttttttttaaaccaaGTTGTGGTCTTTTATTGATCTGCTATGtgggtttttggttttgtagTCAGTACTTGTCAGAGCTGTTGGCTGAGCATCAAAAGCTTGGACCTTTCATGCAAGTGCTTCCGACATGTAGCCGACTGTTGAATCAAGGTTTGCTTCTGCCTCTTTGTGTTTTGGATCTAGATTTTTGTGTGGAATAGAGGGTTTTATCCCCTTTTTGTCCCTGTGGCGGCGGTTTTGGTGTGATAAGAAATGTGCTTGGTTGAATAGACAGATCGGTGTGATTGATTTTGACTGTTTGGTACTTTGGTTGCTGGTGTACTCCATCTAAATGGGGTGTTGGTTAACTGATCGTGCATTTTTCCTTCATGTTTTAGTGTGAAGTAGTGTTTGTATCACTGGCTTTTGCATCTTTTAAACTTTTGTTCAGAGTTCATGTGTTAATACTCTGTATCCTTATAAAGAGGATATGAACTCTTTTGAGTGTGAGTGTTCCGATGGCTGTGATCGGTTGCTTTGAAGTGTACTTGCCTTGCAAttattttttgtctttttattGACAGCAATCATGAATCGTTTTGCATAAAACATGAATTGATGAGATATATTGACCATCTAAAATGTTTTGAGTATGATCAGTGTGGATTGATGTGCCTGTACTGCAAATGCAATTTTATCTTGAAATGTCTGTCGATCAcaaaatttgatgaaataggAGTTTAAAGATGTATATTACTCGGTACAATGCTATGAAAGCAGAAGGCTGATCAGCTTGTATTCTCATTCTCTTTTAACTCTATGAAGTTTTCTACTGACTGACCCCTGATAATATTGCATCCACTATTGAGTTCTTGTGTGTTTTGCATTGCATATAGTAGCCTGGCAGATGTCCCATGCTTTCCTTCTGGTTTCcacttttaaatttaaaatggaTTGCAAGTCATTAGTATTCTGTTTCAAATATTTGAAGTTCCCTTTAGTCTAGTGCTTTCCAGTAATGTGAGTACTTTCTCATATGAAATGCTTCATCATTTTTGCAGAGATTTTACGGGTTTCTGGAATGATGTCCAACCAAGGTTTTGGTGACTTTGACAGAATGCGACATAGAAGTCCTAGTCCAATGGCTTCTTCAAACCTTATATCAAGTGTTACTGGATCAGGATTGGGTGGTTGGAATGGAATTCCTCAAGAGGTGATTGTCCTTTTCATTTTTAAGTAGACATCTCTATAATTTTTCGATTCAATACTTTAGTTGTTGCTTCTGTAAGCTGGGATTTAATTATCTCTCACCTCCATGCTTCACTCAATTCATATTGGCTGAGAGATGTTGTATTTCATGCTCTCCTACAGTTGAGAGTTGATAACTTACCATGTTAACTTTACCATATAGCTATTAACTTATAAGTTCTTGCACTCATGACTTAGTAATAAAAGAAGCTAGGAATAGAGCTGTGACCCTCAGAACAATACTGCCCGTCTATTATGCGAAAAGCTCCTTCAGATTAGGATGCAGACTACCAGTTTCGGACTGACTTGagttttggtttctttttaCTCATTCTATAGTCACGAGCCAATGTTCACTCCAATTTCTATAATGAATTTGACATGATGTGTGATATCACAAAACCATAAAGATTGATGGAGAGAAGGTCCAAACGAAGCTACATGTCGTTTTGCATTCAAaattttatcttttacttGAAAAGGTAAAAATGTATACACATCTAgtgttccttttttttcccTGCAATTAACGCATAAATTACAGATGAAAATGGATATGCATTTCTAAGAATTGAGATGGACTTTGAAGCACATATGATGTTTATAGAAGTAAGATAagttatttataaatttcagAGTGGGGATCCTAATGTGTTAAGACTGGTCGCTATGAACCATAATCTAAGCAAAATTAGCTAGATATTGTAACCCATGTCTCATTCTGTTCCCAAACCTAGCTGTTATTCCATATTTTTCTATTGCTTCTAATTTTAATGTTGCATATCTAAATTGGATTCCATTACATGGCAGAGATTAAGTGCACCTCATGGCATGACAATGGACTGGCAAGGTGCGCCTGCAAGCCCTAGTTCATACACAGTGAAGAGGATTTTACGCTTGGAAATTCCTGTGGACACTTACCCCAATGTGAGTCCTTTTTTCCATATTATGATTAATTTTTGAAGTTTACTTTGATCGGCTGCCCTGAGTCATATATTACTTATGTAACAATGACCGCAATATCATTTCTTTTGGGAGATTAGTTCAATTTTGTTGGGCGACTTCTTGGACCCAGAGGTAATTCTCTGAAACGGGTTGAAGCTACTACAGGCTGTCGCGTATACATTAGAGGCAAAGGGTCTATCAAGGATCCAGAcaaggtaaaaaaaaacacacttgtCCATTCATTTAGACTGATGCTCTTAGATGTGCAAAAATTGCTGTTTTTAGGGCTGTTGTTTGATGCCAACGTtagaatataactcatattCTACTCATTTCTTAAGAAATCTGTTCATGAGATTCTTTGTTTTAACTTGGGTTCTCTTTTACATGCCTAACCATTTCATATTATTTCCAATACCAAGGAGGACAAGCTAAGGGGAAGACCAGGCTATGAACATCTGAGCGAACCACTCCACATCTTAATTGAAGCAGATTTACCTGCCAGTGTTGTTGACATTAGGCTCAGACAGGCCCAAGAAATTATTGAAGAACTGCTTAAACCTGTGGTACTTATCTCAAACTTATTTCTTCCCTCTTCCTACTTAAATATCATTTGTTAATTCAGAGAGTGGCTAGTCCTCACATGTCTTTCCTAAAAAAAATGTTTCTGTGCTCATTTATTTGTTGGGCACATCCAATCGGGTAAGCTGTATTATAGTTGCAATCTGCTAGATGAAATGGCTAGAAATGTTAGGGTCAGTTACATATCAATGATCAGTTGACCATTATGGTTGAGTTTAGTTGAGACAAGCTAAAATCTCCTTTTCCATGCGGGAAACTTGTTTTAGATGATtgcttatttatatattttacttCAAGTTTTAACCCAGGTTCCTCAATTGATTTTTGTATATAAACTTTTAACTCGCAGGACGAATCTCAAGATTATATCAAGAGGCAGCAACTGCGGGAGTTAGCTTTgataaattcaaattttagaGAAGAAAGTCCTGGGCCAAGTGGCAGTGTATCTCCTTTCAATTCAAGCGGAATGAAGCGTGCCAAAACAGGACGATGACTGCTCATGTTACTGCTTAATCTAAATGTTTGCTACTCAGTACTCGACTCCATGATCATGTTTGAGAATGCTTAGCAATACACATTTCCATCAGCATGGAAAGACAGGCTAAAAGTTCTTGCTGGTGAGCTTTCTGgtggtttttgtttgttttgtttctctcTATTTGGAACTACAGACGGACaaagacccaaaaaaaaaaaacaaaaaaaccaaaaaccaaaaatgaaaGGAATTTATATAGTTGGCTCTGGGGCTTTAGGTTTGGTGAGGTCAGTTTTTCTTTGTAACCTAATACATTCATTGGATTTATTCTTGTGTTTAGTTACTTCTGAGAAGTGTGAAGATATATATTAATTGTGCAACCATTTAGAGCTTAAGACAGTGAATCGAGTTTTGTAGGTTTGTCGTATGGCATTTTTGTATGTCATGTAGACAGTCTGGATTCTTTACATTGTACAATGTCTCTATCTCAATTATTTAAATCGTCTCTGTTGGAGATCTGCAATGTTCTTGATTTGATATGAGACTAATCTAACAGTTGGCATGGTCTCGACGCAAGCGAG contains:
- the LOC126797865 gene encoding KH domain-containing protein At3g08620 produces the protein MSGLYNPNFSPARAASPQIRATPDVDSQYLSELLAEHQKLGPFMQVLPTCSRLLNQEILRVSGMMSNQGFGDFDRMRHRSPSPMASSNLISSVTGSGLGGWNGIPQERLSAPHGMTMDWQGAPASPSSYTVKRILRLEIPVDTYPNFNFVGRLLGPRGNSLKRVEATTGCRVYIRGKGSIKDPDKEDKLRGRPGYEHLSEPLHILIEADLPASVVDIRLRQAQEIIEELLKPVDESQDYIKRQQLRELALINSNFREESPGPSGSVSPFNSSGMKRAKTGR